Proteins from a single region of Chitinibacter bivalviorum:
- the grxD gene encoding Grx4 family monothiol glutaredoxin — MSIQDTIRQQVTDNAVILYMKGTPTFPQCGFSAGAVQILKNLGVNFAAVNVLADPEIRQGIKEFANWPTIPQLYVKGEFIGGSDIMKELYASGELAEMVADLKAE; from the coding sequence ATGAGCATTCAAGACACCATCCGCCAACAAGTCACCGACAATGCCGTGATTTTGTATATGAAAGGCACACCGACCTTCCCACAGTGCGGCTTTTCAGCTGGCGCAGTACAAATCCTGAAAAATCTGGGCGTGAATTTCGCTGCGGTGAATGTATTGGCTGACCCAGAAATCCGCCAAGGCATCAAAGAATTTGCCAATTGGCCAACGATTCCTCAGTTGTACGTGAAAGGCGAATTCATCGGCGGTAGCGACATCATGAAAGAGCTGTACGCTAGCGGTGAATTGGCAGAAATGGTTGCTGACCTGAAAGCTGAATAA
- a CDS encoding universal stress protein codes for MYQRIVVPMDESATALAAFQEAIKLAKITGARLFLLHVEDISRSALAPVGLPGMEYIDYGESHEANVAHSKQYLHELSEQAVVAGVECESRVLEKFGGNAAKAVLEVASHLRADLIVMGTHGYSGFMHLIFGSTAESLLHHAKIPVLMVRHPEEDDDE; via the coding sequence ATGTATCAACGTATCGTCGTACCTATGGATGAGAGCGCGACCGCCTTGGCCGCTTTTCAAGAAGCGATCAAATTGGCGAAAATCACCGGAGCTCGCCTCTTTTTGCTGCATGTGGAGGATATTTCTCGCTCCGCTTTAGCGCCGGTGGGCCTGCCGGGGATGGAATACATCGACTATGGCGAATCACACGAAGCCAATGTGGCGCACAGCAAGCAATATTTGCATGAGCTGAGTGAACAAGCAGTGGTGGCTGGTGTAGAGTGCGAAAGTCGGGTTTTGGAGAAATTTGGCGGTAATGCCGCCAAGGCGGTGCTCGAAGTGGCGAGCCATTTGCGGGCTGATTTGATTGTGATGGGCACGCACGGCTATTCGGGCTTTATGCATCTGATTTTTGGCAGCACCGCCGAGAGTCTATTGCACCACGCCAAGATTCCCGTCTTGATGGTGCGTCATCCCGAAGAGGATGATGACGAATAG